The proteins below come from a single Mytilus edulis chromosome 5, xbMytEdul2.2, whole genome shotgun sequence genomic window:
- the LOC139523462 gene encoding perlucin-like protein isoform X2, giving the protein MKMISTLFVIVCCVLVVKSEAKAPRCVPGCRPPCRPGWKEYKDNCYFFSTDQKSWHDAEVECRNMGGYLTQVTDFAENSWIVTMITSENVTQQNYWMGGNDLKEEGDWRWMNDLSKVNFTSWSLGEPNNYGTGEDCAHFRLTKNYQWNDMPCTSEDGYICESPYV; this is encoded by the exons ATGAAGATGATTTCCACATTATTTGTAATAGTTTGCTGTGTTTTGGTTGTGAAATCTGAAG CAAAAGCTCCGAGATGTGTACCAGGATGTAGACCACCATGTAGACCAGGGTGGAAAGAATACAAGGATAACTGTTATTTCTTTTCTACTGACCAAAAATCCTGGCACGATGCGGAG GTAGAGTGTCGAAACATGGGAGGTTACCTTACACAAGTCACTGATTTTGCGGAAAATTCCTGGATTGTGACTATGATCACAAGTGAAA ACGTAACTCAGCAGAATTACTGGATGGGTGGCAATGATTTGAAGGAGGAGGGCGATTGGAGATGGATGAATGATTTGTCTAAAGTAAATTTTACCAGTTGGAGCTTGGGTGAACCTAATAATTACGGAACAGGAGAGGACTGTGCACATTTTCGACTGACAAAAAACTACCAATGGAATGACATGCCGTGTACCAGTGAAGATGGGTATATTTGTGAGAGCCCTTATGTCTGA
- the LOC139523462 gene encoding perlucin-like protein isoform X1: MKMISTLFVIVCCVLVVKSEAKAPRCVPGCRPPCRPGWKEYKDNCYFFSTDQKSWHDAEVECRNMGGYLTQVTDFAENSWIVTMITSENVTQQNYWMGGNDLKEEGDWRWMNDLSKVNFTSWSLGEPNNYGTGEDCAHFRLTKNYQWNDMPCTSEDGYICESPYHPKYLPLKNSTTT; the protein is encoded by the exons ATGAAGATGATTTCCACATTATTTGTAATAGTTTGCTGTGTTTTGGTTGTGAAATCTGAAG CAAAAGCTCCGAGATGTGTACCAGGATGTAGACCACCATGTAGACCAGGGTGGAAAGAATACAAGGATAACTGTTATTTCTTTTCTACTGACCAAAAATCCTGGCACGATGCGGAG GTAGAGTGTCGAAACATGGGAGGTTACCTTACACAAGTCACTGATTTTGCGGAAAATTCCTGGATTGTGACTATGATCACAAGTGAAA ACGTAACTCAGCAGAATTACTGGATGGGTGGCAATGATTTGAAGGAGGAGGGCGATTGGAGATGGATGAATGATTTGTCTAAAGTAAATTTTACCAGTTGGAGCTTGGGTGAACCTAATAATTACGGAACAGGAGAGGACTGTGCACATTTTCGACTGACAAAAAACTACCAATGGAATGACATGCCGTGTACCAGTGAAGATGGGTATATTTGTGAGAGCCCTTAT